Genomic window (Neorickettsia findlayensis):
TCCCCGCAGTCCATGTGTGGAGTATATGTAGGCTTGGTCTTGCCCCGCAAGACAGTAGAAATAAAAGCAGCAAGCCTTCCAACAACGGCATCTGTTGCATCCACAACAATCCATTGCTTTTCTATCTGCGCTTGCTTTAAAAAAAACGTACTCATAGGGGTGATTCTAATATCACGTAGAATGCCAGTCAACTAGCAGCTTGTATACTATCTTTATACTCGTTTCTCTCGTCGAAGTCTTACTTCTCGTCAAGAAGAGAGTCTAACAGCCCTGGAAGAAACACCCTCTCATCGCTTCTACTTGATTCGGGGGAATTGTTGTGAAAAGTCGCTGAATAGGTACGCAAAGAAACAAAGACTTCATCTGGAATAACCGAATTAACGGCACTGTCCAGATAGTTAAGTGCACTAAAACTCTTAGCACTTTTTAACCATATGGGAAGATAATACCCAGGCTCTCTCGAGCTATCTTCTATCTCATCCCCGTTCAGGGCATAGTAGAAGACGTTGAGCATAGCAAACAGCAAATAGCAATACGCAATCCCCCGAAGAACACCAAAAAAACCGCCCAATACTCTATCTGCAGGCCCCAATCTTACCGGAGCAATAAGATACATAACCCAGCCATTTATAAGGCCCAGAATAACAAAACTAGTGATAAAAACAGATACCCCTGAAAGCGGAGCAACTATCGGCCCAGGTTTGACGTCAAACAACTCGAGAAAGACATTGGCATTATGATAAGTGAACATCACGGAAATAATGATAACAGCAGCACTGAAAACTTCCTTAATTGCACCCCTCAGTACACCAACGAGAACTGTGAGAAGGAAGACAAATAACAATACTAGATCGAACATTTAGGACACTTTACGCTTCCTCTGGCTCAGAAAAATACAAGAAAATAGTAAAAAAGCTGTAGCGTATACGACCCACTTTGGCATCTGCGGTTGTGACACCATAATTTGTGCAATCTTCATAGAGGTATCAAATGTGGCACATTGAGCTCTTGCATTTTGATCGACTGATATAACATTCAGCATACGGTCCCCGTCATATGCTGCTACTACTCCACAGGAACGAAGCTTTTGTTCTATCGTACTGTCAACACCGCTCTGTATTGTGACCTTTTTTACTTCAGGGTTGCCAAAAAAACTTCGTTCTTGCAGCACAACCATAATCCTTTTAGAGTCACTGGATCTTTCTAAGATATGTTCATTCATTTCGAGTGGCAGGTATTCCGGTGTGACAAGATTCACAAAAATGGAAGGAGCTAAAAGGGCGATTCCCACGAAGAAAAGTATAACCGACTCGTAAAACTTGCTCTTGATGAGAAAGTAACCTTGTGATCCTGCAGTTACGGATATTATTCCCAGTATGCAGAAAACAACAACCTGGAACAAATCCAAAGGACCTGAAAGGTTAAATCCTAAGATTTGAGGGTCTAAAACAAACAAAAATGGAAGTAACATGGTTCTAATGTTGTATAAAAATGCCTGCACTCCCGTCATGATTGCGTTGCCACCCGCTATAGCTGCAGCTGCATATGAGGCTAAACCTACCGGGGGTGTAACATCAGCCATAAGACCAAAATAGAAGACAAATAAGTGAACCGAAAATAGTGTAAGTACTATCCCACTCTTATCTGTCACATACATTAATACAGGGACCATCAAAGTTGAAACAATAATGTAGCATGCTGTAGTAGGCATCCCCATTCCCAGGACTATACACATTACTGCTGTAAGAAACAGGGTCAATAAAAGGTTTCCATTAGAAACAACATCTAGTACGCCACCAATTTTCAATCCTATGCCCGTCAAAGAAACCGAACCAACAATTATACCTGCTGCTGCAGTTGCAACTGCAACCACTGTCATGTTCTTTGAACTCATTATCATTGCATTAATGCAGTTAACGAAACCAACACGCAGTGCAGAATAAAACCCATACCTACGCTCAAGAGCATTCACAATGATTTCTTTCGTAAGTAACTCAAAAAATAGAAAAAGTATCGTCCAATAAGCAGAAAGCGCCGGAGACATTCGCTCCACAAGAAGGCACCATACCAGAATGATCAGAGGTAAAAAGTGATGTAAGCCCGTTTTTAACTTAAAGGCCACACTAGATCTATCAACATCCGCCGCCTTGTTCAGCGTGTATTGGTACCACAGGAGAAAAATGTATACTAATCCACACAACCCACCCATGACAAGCGTAACGTAAGGACCGGCAATCATTTTCAGACCTGAGAAATGTAGAAACCCCTCTATAAGGACGTAGAGACCGGAAACAAGAACTGCAATGGATGCACAAACAAGCAACAAATACCAAATCATGGTATAGAGCTTCATCCTCTTGGCATCTGGAATAACTTGAGGCATGGCACCAAGCTTACAGGCTTCAATGTGAACAATATATAGAAGCGCTATATACGTTAAAATTGCGGGTAAAAAGGCATGTTTTACAACTTCGATATAGGGAATAGAAAGGTACTCTGCCATCAGAAACGCAGCAGCTCCCATTACTGGAGGCATAATCTGACCATTTATCCCAGCAGAAACTTCTATAGCAGCAGCCTTTTCAGCGCTGAAGCCCATTTTCTTCATCATAGGAATGGTCAATGAACCAACAGTAATAGTGTTCGCAATTGAAGAACCAGAAATCATCCCCATAAGTCCCGAAGACACTACAGCAGCTTTCGCAGGTCCACCTCTAAATCTGTTTAAAAGTAAAAATGAAAGTTCGATAAAGAAATTCCCTGTACCTGTCTTTTCCAAAAGACCCCCAAAAAGGACATACAAGAAAACAAAGTCTGCAGATACGGAAATAGCTGTCCCAAACACACCTTCGGTAGAAAACCACTGCTGTGAAGCAATTGCTGAGAACATATAGTTCTTGTGGGCAATAACATCTGGCATAACTTCACCAAATCTAGAATAGAAAAGAAACACCAACACAACAGCCACGACCGCAAAACCTACTGTTCTACGTGCAGCCTCGAGGAGAGCACATATTCCACATGCAGCAATCAGCAGATCAATTATCGTTGGAATTCCAAGTCTCAGCGCAATCTGCCTGTAAAAGACCACTAGATATAAACACGCACATATACCCATGGAGCTCAGCAACCAGTCCGTAATAGGGATGTACCTCTTCTCTGAAGTCGAGAAAGCTGGGAACATCGACAAAGATAAGAAAAGCCCAAATGCAAGGTGTAAAGCACGCACTTGAAAATCGTTGAAAATGAAAGCATTTGAACCAATATAATTCGCCAGATGGAACTGTAGAGGAGACGCAACCCAAAGCTGAAAAAATGCCCAAGCTAACGCTACACAAGAAATGACCATGTACAACAATGTACCCTTTGGTGGGCGAGAACCGAGCTCAGACTCGGTCAGATGTTCATAATCTTCCTTTCGAACCATAAAACTCTATCAAGAAAAAGAGAGGCTGCATGCTTATACAGATGCAGCATAATTTGTGGAAGCAAACTCCCAATTAAGCAATTGACCCAAAAATGCCGCTACATAATCGGGCCTACGATTCTGATAATCTAGGTAATAAGCATGCTCCCACACATCAATCACAAGCAATGGAGACAAACCCTCCACAGTTAATGGCGTTTCGGCATTAGATGTTTTGAGAACTACCAGTTTATCTTTCAACTTATCGAAAGCTAGCCATGCCCATCCGCTACCAAACTGACCGATAGCAGCAAGACCAAGCTGTTCCTTTAATGCGTCAAGACTACCAAAATCTCGCACGACCTGTCCCATAAAAGCATCGTCCGGTTGAGGTTTATGCAATGGGGAGCACATTGAGTTCCAATAGAATGAGTGGTTCCAAACTTGTGCAGCGTTGTTGAAAATTCCTTCACAACCTTCCCTTCCATAACTTTTTTTTATGATATCCACCAACCCATACCCGTGATTGAGTTCTTTATTGACCAACAGCTCATTTAGCTTATTTACATAACCTGAATGATGCTTGTCATAATGAAAGCTCAAAGTCTTCTCAGAGATGAGTGGCTCCAGGGCATCCCTATGGTAAGGCAGGTCCGGTAATATAACTGTCATTGCAGATACCATCAATTAACAAAGCAGGATACTACCACTTTGGAACATATTTTGCAAAACTTGGCACAATGTGCGATGAAATAGACAATCTGGTTCTGTGGCAATTGTTTAGGCTGGCAAACTAACAATGCGTCGACCTAAATAAGCTCATTTTTCGCGTTTAGTGTATTTGAAGGGCAACTCATGAATGTCATGTCCGTTGACTCATCGGGGGAGTTTAATTTTTCTGTGGCAATCGTAAAAGATGGTGAAATAACTTCCTCTAAGGCAATCGAGGGCAGATTTTCCGAGCATTTTTTTCCCTTTCTTTTCTCTCTAGAAAGGAAAACCTTCGAGGAGATTGATTTATTCGCTGTAAATACGGGACCGGGAAGCTATACTGGCATTAGGGCAGCAATAGCAGCTCTCCAAGGGCTGTCAATTTTCTCGAATAAGAAGCTTGTAGGTCTCAATGCTTTCTCGGTTGTGCTTGATAAATTCGAGAGGAACAATAAGGAAAAGATGAAAAACTGGAACACGATTGCAATAGTGCTACGTGGATACAACGACTCATTTTTTTATCTTAAAGAGCTCAAAAGAAATTTCGAGGAACATACGAAAATTGTCAGAATAGACCGAAAAGATTTGGGAAAGATTTGCTCGGACATTTTACTGACCAACATCCCCGGTTGCGGACATATTTGTGAGGTCTCTGCGGAAGATTTAGCTCTACTGGCACTTCAGCAGAAAGATTTCAAAAATGAACTTCAACCCGTCGTTCCACTCTACATATAGCCGAGATCATCAATTTTTTTATGCCCATCTCCAAACCAATACAGGTTGCTATAGCTTCACTGACCATTTTCGCGATTTTCTTCGGCGCAGGAAATCTCATATACCCCACATTCGTTGGCCTAGAAACAAGAAGTAACTTCATGTATGGATTTCTTGGATTTGCATCTACGGGGATCTTCTTACCACT
Coding sequences:
- a CDS encoding TRAP transporter permease, with protein sequence MVRKEDYEHLTESELGSRPPKGTLLYMVISCVALAWAFFQLWVASPLQFHLANYIGSNAFIFNDFQVRALHLAFGLFLSLSMFPAFSTSEKRYIPITDWLLSSMGICACLYLVVFYRQIALRLGIPTIIDLLIAACGICALLEAARRTVGFAVVAVVLVFLFYSRFGEVMPDVIAHKNYMFSAIASQQWFSTEGVFGTAISVSADFVFLYVLFGGLLEKTGTGNFFIELSFLLLNRFRGGPAKAAVVSSGLMGMISGSSIANTITVGSLTIPMMKKMGFSAEKAAAIEVSAGINGQIMPPVMGAAAFLMAEYLSIPYIEVVKHAFLPAILTYIALLYIVHIEACKLGAMPQVIPDAKRMKLYTMIWYLLLVCASIAVLVSGLYVLIEGFLHFSGLKMIAGPYVTLVMGGLCGLVYIFLLWYQYTLNKAADVDRSSVAFKLKTGLHHFLPLIILVWCLLVERMSPALSAYWTILFLFFELLTKEIIVNALERRYGFYSALRVGFVNCINAMIMSSKNMTVVAVATAAAGIIVGSVSLTGIGLKIGGVLDVVSNGNLLLTLFLTAVMCIVLGMGMPTTACYIIVSTLMVPVLMYVTDKSGIVLTLFSVHLFVFYFGLMADVTPPVGLASYAAAAIAGGNAIMTGVQAFLYNIRTMLLPFLFVLDPQILGFNLSGPLDLFQVVVFCILGIISVTAGSQGYFLIKSKFYESVILFFVGIALLAPSIFVNLVTPEYLPLEMNEHILERSSDSKRIMVVLQERSFFGNPEVKKVTIQSGVDSTIEQKLRSCGVVAAYDGDRMLNVISVDQNARAQCATFDTSMKIAQIMVSQPQMPKWVVYATAFLLFSCIFLSQRKRKVS
- a CDS encoding superoxide dismutase, which produces MTVILPDLPYHRDALEPLISEKTLSFHYDKHHSGYVNKLNELLVNKELNHGYGLVDIIKKSYGREGCEGIFNNAAQVWNHSFYWNSMCSPLHKPQPDDAFMGQVVRDFGSLDALKEQLGLAAIGQFGSGWAWLAFDKLKDKLVVLKTSNAETPLTVEGLSPLLVIDVWEHAYYLDYQNRRPDYVAAFLGQLLNWEFASTNYAASV
- a CDS encoding CvpA family protein, producing the protein MFDLVLLFVFLLTVLVGVLRGAIKEVFSAAVIIISVMFTYHNANVFLELFDVKPGPIVAPLSGVSVFITSFVILGLINGWVMYLIAPVRLGPADRVLGGFFGVLRGIAYCYLLFAMLNVFYYALNGDEIEDSSREPGYYLPIWLKSAKSFSALNYLDSAVNSVIPDEVFVSLRTYSATFHNNSPESSRSDERVFLPGLLDSLLDEK
- the tsaB gene encoding tRNA (adenosine(37)-N6)-threonylcarbamoyltransferase complex dimerization subunit type 1 TsaB encodes the protein MNVMSVDSSGEFNFSVAIVKDGEITSSKAIEGRFSEHFFPFLFSLERKTFEEIDLFAVNTGPGSYTGIRAAIAALQGLSIFSNKKLVGLNAFSVVLDKFERNNKEKMKNWNTIAIVLRGYNDSFFYLKELKRNFEEHTKIVRIDRKDLGKICSDILLTNIPGCGHICEVSAEDLALLALQQKDFKNELQPVVPLYI